The Microbacterium limosum sequence CGACCGGTCCACCGCGATGTCGGGGAAGACCTGCGCGATGAGGTCGAAGAAGTAGTCGACCTCCTCCTCGGTGCACACGGCGGGTTCGGCCGGGTCCGCGTCGATGTCGGTCGTGCCGACGAGCACGCGGTCCTTGAGCGGATACACCAGGACGATGCGGCCGTCGTCGTGCTCGAAGAAGATCTCCCGTCCGCCGGTGGCGGCCAGCAGCTCCGGGTGGTCGAGCACGATGTGCGAGCCCTTCGTGCCGCCGGTCAGTGCGCTCTCGCGACCCAGTGCGGCGTTCGTGAGGTCGAGCCAGGGGCCCGCGGCGTTCACGATGACTCGCGCGGCGATCGTCTGCTCGCGTCCGGTCAGGAGGTCGCGCACGATCACCCCGTTCGGCGCCGCGCCGACCGCCTCGACGTACGTGAGCGCGGTCGCGCCCTCGTGGCTCTCCGCATCGAGCGCGACATCCAGCGCCAGGCGCTCGGGGTCGCGCAGCGACGCGTCGTAGTAGGTCGCGGTGAAACGGAAGTTCTCCGCCAGGCGGGGAAGCTCCTCGCGAGACGCCTTCTTCCCGAGGAACCGATGGCGCGGCACTGCGCCGCCGTCGCGCGAGAAGAGGTCGTAGATGGTCAGGCCGACCTTGATCAGGAGGGCACCGCGGGCCTTCGGCGTGCCCTGCGTGTGCGTGAGGAAGCGCAGCGGGGCGGCGAAGAGCCCTGAGAACACCGTCGTGATCGGAATCGTGGTGCGAAGGGGGGACACATGGTGGGGCGCCGTGCGTAGCAGCGCGTTGCGCTCCCGAACGGATTCGCGCACGAGGCGGAACTCGCCGTTCTCCAGGTAGCGGATGCCGCCGTGGATCATGTGGCTCGACGCCGCGCTCGCGCCCGAGGCGAGATCGCCCCGCTCCACCAGAAGGACGCGGACTCCCTGCATCGCGAGATCGCGGAAGGTCGCGAGGCCGTTTATGCCGCCTCCGATGATGAGAACGTCGTAGTCCGGGTCGGCGAACGCGGTCGCGACATCCGGGCGTGGATCAGCCATGTGTCAGTCCTTTCCACAGGCCAGGATCACGCGCCGAGCAACAATGCGCAAGCGATCTGCACACACGTGCAGATCGCTTGCGGCTCGCGGTGGTCGGCTCAGCGCTCGAGGACGACCGCCAGCCCCTGGCCCACCCCGATGCAGATCGCGGCGACCGCGACGCCGCCACCACGGCGCGCGAGCTCGTGCGCCGCGTGCCCGATGATGCGGCCACCGGAGGCTCCGAGCGGGTGCCCGATCGCGAGCGCCCCTCCGTGGATGTTGAGCTTCTCGGGGTCGAGTTCGGGCCAGCCCGCCAGGCACGCGAGGCTCTGCGAGGCGAAGGCCTCGTTCAGCTCGACGAGATCCACGTCGGCCCAGGTCCTTCCCGCTCGCGCGAGGGCCTTGTTCGCGGCCTCGATCGGGGCGATCGGGAACTGATCGGGATCGACGCCGTGCGCCGCGCGACCCGTGATCCGGGCGAGGGGCTCGGCATCCAGAGCACCCTCGGCCCCAACCAGCACGGCCGATGCGCCGTCGTTGATCGACGACGAGTTGCCCGCCGTGACGGTGCCGTCGGCGGCGAACAGGGCCTTGAGCCCCGCCAGCTTCTCCACCGACGTGTCGCCGCGGATCCCCTCGTCGCGCGCCAGCTCCGCACCCGGCACCTGCACGATCTCGCCGTCGTAGACACCGTCGGCCCACGCCTGCGCCGCGAGTCGGTGCGAGCGCACCGCGAACTCGTCCTGCGCCTGCCGGGAGATGCCCCACTCGCCCGCGATCTTCTCCGCCGACTCCCCGTTGCTGATCGTCCAGTGCGAGGGCAGCGCCTTGTTGATCATGCGCCAGCCGATCGAGGTGTTCCACATCGTCTGATTGCCCACACCCGGCCACGGCTTCGGCGACTTCTCGACGACGTAGGGCGCACGGCTCATCGACTCCACGCCGCCGGCGAGGACGAGGTCGGCGTCGCCCGACTCGATCGCCCGCGACGCCTGGATCACGGCCTCGACGCTCGAGGCGCACAGGCGGTTGACGGTCACGCCCGTCACGGACGTGGGGAACCCCGCGAGGAGAGCCCCGAAGCGGGCGACGTTGCGGTTGTCCTCGCCCGCCTGGTTGGCGTCGCCGAAGATCACGTCGTCGATGCGGGCGGGGTCGACCCCGCTGCGCTCGAGCGTCGCCTTCATGACGAGCGCGGCGAGGTCGTCGGGCCGCACGCCGGCGAGGGCACCTCCTGCCCGGCCGAAAGGCGTGCGGACGGCGTCGTAGATGACGGATGCGGTCATGTCGGTACCTCTCGTGTGGTTGGAGCCCTGTCGCGGCGGTCGCCCTGCGGCTCGCTCACCGGGCGGGCGCGAGCCTGAGCCCCGTCAGCTCCTGCAGGGACTCGACGGTGTTCTCCCCGAACGCCTCGCGCAGGGCGAAGCCGTCGGGGGTGACGTCGAACACCGCGTGGTCGGTATAGACCCGGCTGACGCATCCCACGCCCGTCAGCGGGTAGGTGCACGCCTCGACGAGCTTGGATTCGCCCTGCTTCGTGAGCAGGTCGGTCATGACGTAGACGTCCTTCGCGCCGATCGCGAGATCCATCGCGCCGCCCACGGCGGGGATCGCGCCCGGCGCACCCGTCGACCAGTTGGCGAGATCGCCCGACTGCGAGACCTGGAAGGCGCCCAGCACGCACACGTCGAGGTGGCCGCCGCGCATCATCCCGAAGGAGTCGGCGTGGTGGAAGTAGGCGGCCCCGGGCAGCGCCGTGACGGGCTGCTTCCCGGCGTTGATGAGGTCGGGATCGATCATCCCCTCGGCGGGGGCCGGTCCCATCCCGAGCAGCCCGTTCTCCGTGTGCAGGATGATCTCGAGACCCTCGGGCAGGTAGTTCGCGACGAGGGTCGGCGCGCCGATGCCGAGGTTCACGTAGGCGCCCTCGGGGATGTCCGCCGCGATGCGCTGCGCCAGCTCCTGGCGCGAGATGCGGGTGCTCACTGCCGACCCCCCTCGGTGGTGGATGCCGCGGCATCCGCCAGCCGGCGCCCTTCGATGTCGACGCCGCCGACGAACTCGCCGTCCCGCAGCCAGGCGCGCTCCCCGACCGCGACGACGCGGTCGACGAAGATGCCGGGGGTGACGACGGACTCGGGGGAGAGCGAACCGAGCGGCACGACCTGATCGACCTGCGCGATCGTCGTCGTCGCGGCCGCCGCCATGATCGGGCCGAAGTTGCGGGCCGTCTCGCGGTAGACGAGGTTGCCCCAGCGGTCGCCCGAGAGCGCGCTGATCAGCGCGTAGTCGGCGCGGATCGGGTACTCGAGCACGTAGCGACGCCCGTCGATCTCGCGCTCCTCCTTGCCCTCGGCGAGCTCGGTGCCCACGCCCGTGGGCGAGAAGAAGGCGCCGATCCCGGCGCCCGCCGCGCGAATACGCTCGGCGAGATTGCCCTGGGGAACGAGCTCGAGCTCGATCTCCCCGTCGCGGTAGAGGCCGTCGAAGACCCAGGAGTCGCTCTGGCGCGGGAACGAGCAGACGATCTTGCGCACCTGCTTGTTGGCCAGCAGCGCGGCGAGCCCGGTGTCCCCGTTGCCTGCGTTGTTGTTCACGATCGTGAGGTCGCGGGCGCCGTGGGCGATGAGGGCGTCGATCAGCTCGACCGGCTGGCCGGCGCGCCCGAACCCCCCGATCATGACGGTCGCCCCGTCGGGGATGTCGCCGACCGCGTCTGCGACGGTGGGTACGGATTTGTCGATCACGCGCTCTCCTCACCAAGTGTTCGCTATGCGAACGCAAGTGCGCTCTGCGATCATTCTACCGCGTCAGCCCTCGGAGGAGTAGACCTCGCCCGCGATCCGGAAGGCGGTGTTGGCCGCCGGCACCCCGCAGTAGACCGCGGACTGCAGGATGACTTCCTTCACCTCATCGATCGTCAGCCCGTTGCGCAGCGCGGCACGCAGGTGCATCACCAGCTCCTCGTGGTGACCGAGCGCGATGAGCGCCGTGAGCACCGCCACCGAGCGCGACCGCCGGTCCAGGCCGGGCCTCGACCAGACGTCGCCCCACGCGACGCGCGTGATGAAGTCCTGGAAGTCGGCGGTCAGATCCGTCGTGTTCGCGACGGCGCGGTCGACGTGCGCATCGGAGAGCACCTCGCGGCGAACGCCCATGCCCTGCTGCCACCGGCCGCCGTCGGTCAGGCCCTCTCCCTCCGGCCGGCTCATCGTGCCGCCTCCGCGAAGAACCCGCGCAGGAGCACGGCCGCGGCATCCGGCTGCTCTGCGGGCGCGAGGTGTGAGGCGTCGTCGATGCGCAGGACGCGTCCGTCCCGCACGCCCTCCGCGATCTCCACCGCCGACGCCTCGGGCGTCACGGCGTCGAACTCGGCCCACACGGCCGCGACGGGCACCTCGATGCGGGCGAGACGATCGCGCACGTCGTACACCGCGAGCGCCTCGCAGCAGAGCGCGTAGTTCTCGTCGTCGGTGTCCCGCAGCGCGTGCAGCAGGCGTCCGCCGATCTCGGGGCGACGCTCGAGGGACCCGGGGGCGAACCAACGACCGGCCGACGCGGTCACGAGGCTCGACGTGCCCTGCGCGCGTACCTGGGCCGCGCGCTCGCGCCAGGCCTCCTCGTCGCCGAGCTTCGCTCCGGAGCAGACGATCGCCGCGGCATCCACGAGGCGCGGGTGGCGCAGCATGAGCTCGAGCCCGACCGCCCCACCGAGGGACACCCCCGCGTACAGGATGCGATCGGCGCCGGTCTCGGCCACCGCCGCCGCCACCGCGTCGGCGATCTCGCCGACCGTGAACGGCTCGGTCGCGGCGGGGGCGTCGCCGTGGCCGGGCAGGTCCCACGCGCACACCCGGTAGTCGGCGGCGAGCAGCGGCACGACGTCCTCCCACAGGATCGCGGAGGTGCCCAAGGACGGGCCGAGCACGACGAGCGGCGCTCCGGCCGGCCCCACGGGCTCGGTCATGCGGATGGCGGGGACGGTCATGATTGCTCCTCGAGAAGGTGGTCGGTGAGGGATGCCGCGGCGCCGGTGTAGCCGGCGGCGTCGAGCAGCCCGTCGATGTCGAGCGCCGCCGCCTCCGGCAGCCGCCGCACGCGATCGCCCAGGTCGTCGCCGCGCGCCACGGCCGCGACGATCTCCGCCACGCGCTGCTCTCCGATGAGCGGTCCGAGCACGAGGGAGAGGCGTTCGGCGAGCACGAGCCCCCGCGTGGTGGCGAGGTTGCGCGCCACGGACGCGTCGTCGACGCGGAGGCCGGCCACGAGGGCCGCGGCGTGGGCGGTCGCGCCGCGCGCCGTCCGCAGCAGCTCGCGCAGCGCCGGCCACTCCGCGTGCCAGGCGCCGTCGGGGCGCTCGTCGACGGCGAGGGCCGACGCGACATGAAGCGTCGCGCCCAGCTGGGGCGCCCGGATCGCGGCGGAGCGGATGAGGACGGATGCCGCGGGGTTCTGCTTCTGCGGCATCGCCGAGGAGCCCCCGCCCGCCCCCTCGGCGAGCTCGCCGACCTCGGTGCGCGACAGCGTCGCCACGTCGGCGGCGATCTTGCCCACGGCATCCACCGCCTGCACGAGCGCGTCGCCCAGTTCGGTGACCGGCCAGCGGTGGGTGTGCCAGGGGGCGTCGGGAACGGCCAGGCCCGCCTCCGCGGCAAACGCTGCCGTCAGCTCGAGGGCCGCGGCGGGCGATCCAGTGATCTCGACGAAGGACGCGAGGGTGCCGCCCGCGCCCGCCAGCTGGGCGGGAAGGGCCGCACGGGCGGCATCGAGCCGCCGCCGGGCTCGACGCACGCCGCCCAGCCAGCCGGCGGCCCGAAGGCCCACCGTGGTCGGCACGGCGTGCTGCGTCAGCGTGCGCGCGACGGTGAGGGTGTCGCGGTGCGCCCCGGCGAACCCGGCCAGCGAGCGCTCGGTCTCCCGCAGCGCGGAGGCGACTCGGGCGGAGGCGGAGGCCGCCACCCGCATGAG is a genomic window containing:
- a CDS encoding thiolase family protein → MTASVIYDAVRTPFGRAGGALAGVRPDDLAALVMKATLERSGVDPARIDDVIFGDANQAGEDNRNVARFGALLAGFPTSVTGVTVNRLCASSVEAVIQASRAIESGDADLVLAGGVESMSRAPYVVEKSPKPWPGVGNQTMWNTSIGWRMINKALPSHWTISNGESAEKIAGEWGISRQAQDEFAVRSHRLAAQAWADGVYDGEIVQVPGAELARDEGIRGDTSVEKLAGLKALFAADGTVTAGNSSSINDGASAVLVGAEGALDAEPLARITGRAAHGVDPDQFPIAPIEAANKALARAGRTWADVDLVELNEAFASQSLACLAGWPELDPEKLNIHGGALAIGHPLGASGGRIIGHAAHELARRGGGVAVAAICIGVGQGLAVVLER
- a CDS encoding 3-oxoacid CoA-transferase subunit A; the encoded protein is MIDKSVPTVADAVGDIPDGATVMIGGFGRAGQPVELIDALIAHGARDLTIVNNNAGNGDTGLAALLANKQVRKIVCSFPRQSDSWVFDGLYRDGEIELELVPQGNLAERIRAAGAGIGAFFSPTGVGTELAEGKEEREIDGRRYVLEYPIRADYALISALSGDRWGNLVYRETARNFGPIMAAAATTTIAQVDQVVPLGSLSPESVVTPGIFVDRVVAVGERAWLRDGEFVGGVDIEGRRLADAAASTTEGGRQ
- a CDS encoding 3-oxoacid CoA-transferase subunit B gives rise to the protein MSTRISRQELAQRIAADIPEGAYVNLGIGAPTLVANYLPEGLEIILHTENGLLGMGPAPAEGMIDPDLINAGKQPVTALPGAAYFHHADSFGMMRGGHLDVCVLGAFQVSQSGDLANWSTGAPGAIPAVGGAMDLAIGAKDVYVMTDLLTKQGESKLVEACTYPLTGVGCVSRVYTDHAVFDVTPDGFALREAFGENTVESLQELTGLRLAPAR
- the pcaC gene encoding 4-carboxymuconolactone decarboxylase; this encodes MSRPEGEGLTDGGRWQQGMGVRREVLSDAHVDRAVANTTDLTADFQDFITRVAWGDVWSRPGLDRRSRSVAVLTALIALGHHEELVMHLRAALRNGLTIDEVKEVILQSAVYCGVPAANTAFRIAGEVYSSEG
- a CDS encoding lyase family protein; the encoded protein is MPSESPLAEDPAAAREPLDEGLLSPVSVGHDGDVTDAAVLRALVSAEVALARAYARTGHAPRETVAQIDRALDWRGTEEGCVGHGLDVAGIAGAAVAGGNPVIPLVGALKAAVPEGSRLWVHRGATSQDILDTALMRVAASASARVASALRETERSLAGFAGAHRDTLTVARTLTQHAVPTTVGLRAAGWLGGVRRARRRLDAARAALPAQLAGAGGTLASFVEITGSPAAALELTAAFAAEAGLAVPDAPWHTHRWPVTELGDALVQAVDAVGKIAADVATLSRTEVGELAEGAGGGSSAMPQKQNPAASVLIRSAAIRAPQLGATLHVASALAVDERPDGAWHAEWPALRELLRTARGATAHAAALVAGLRVDDASVARNLATTRGLVLAERLSLVLGPLIGEQRVAEIVAAVARGDDLGDRVRRLPEAAALDIDGLLDAAGYTGAAASLTDHLLEEQS
- a CDS encoding alpha/beta fold hydrolase; its protein translation is MTVPAIRMTEPVGPAGAPLVVLGPSLGTSAILWEDVVPLLAADYRVCAWDLPGHGDAPAATEPFTVGEIADAVAAAVAETGADRILYAGVSLGGAVGLELMLRHPRLVDAAAIVCSGAKLGDEEAWRERAAQVRAQGTSSLVTASAGRWFAPGSLERRPEIGGRLLHALRDTDDENYALCCEALAVYDVRDRLARIEVPVAAVWAEFDAVTPEASAVEIAEGVRDGRVLRIDDASHLAPAEQPDAAAVLLRGFFAEAAR
- a CDS encoding glycerol-3-phosphate dehydrogenase/oxidase, with the translated sequence MADPRPDVATAFADPDYDVLIIGGGINGLATFRDLAMQGVRVLLVERGDLASGASAASSHMIHGGIRYLENGEFRLVRESVRERNALLRTAPHHVSPLRTTIPITTVFSGLFAAPLRFLTHTQGTPKARGALLIKVGLTIYDLFSRDGGAVPRHRFLGKKASREELPRLAENFRFTATYYDASLRDPERLALDVALDAESHEGATALTYVEAVGAAPNGVIVRDLLTGREQTIAARVIVNAAGPWLDLTNAALGRESALTGGTKGSHIVLDHPELLAATGGREIFFEHDDGRIVLVYPLKDRVLVGTTDIDADPAEPAVCTEEEVDYFFDLIAQVFPDIAVDRSHIVFRFSGIRPLPRHDDLAPGFVSRDYRIVDAEGPGAPMLDLVGGKWTTFRALGEHLADRTLALIGRERVVSTDGLAIGGGRDFPSPAEADAWIRRELAGFSPERGRVLLERYGTRARDVARYIAEVEPDDEAIAGPLLSTAEVAYMVSQEKVVHATDVVLRRTDLAFTGHLTGEVLEQVLSALVEAAGWDDARVEAERALAITELRERHGVTLTRAGARQRTR